A window from Tachyglossus aculeatus isolate mTacAcu1 chromosome 20, mTacAcu1.pri, whole genome shotgun sequence encodes these proteins:
- the TMEM126A gene encoding transmembrane protein 126A isoform X2, with translation MAILPFLTTTTTYQTFVTDPLNSGDLNCETCTTIRSGLVGMLIGGLYPVVLAFPINGALATIYHTSPLPQRGNILNYWITLSRPIFRKMLFPILLQTAFAFYLGSRQYRIFIKALQLPDPEVDKKKSH, from the exons ATGGCCATCCTGCCGTTTCTGACCACCACCACGACCTACCAGACTTTCGTCACCGACCCTTTGAATTCGG GTGACCTGAACTGTGAAACCTGCACCACCATAAGAAGTGGATTGGTTGGAATGCTGATCGGCGGACTTTATCCTGTTGTCTTGGCCTTTCCCATCAATGGAGCCTTGGCAACCAT tTACCACACGAGCCCGCTGCCACAGAGAGGAAACATCCTAAACTACTGGATAACTCTTTCAAGGCCCATCTTCAGGAAGATGCTTTTCCCTATACTGTTGCAGACTGCATTTGCCTTCTATCTTGGTTCCAGACAATATAGAATATTTATAAAAGCACTTCAATTGCCGGACCCTGAAGTGGACAAGAAAAAGTCTCACTGA
- the LOC119941497 gene encoding complex I assembly factor TMEM126B, mitochondrial-like: MTTHVHAPSGSSVEEAEFRRLRILDTVGRNLDRLNSKDRRLYAYGPLYLGTTGAICGILGNYLLRQNLKVTQHPVKTYVPLAVIPFLSTAVVYKLLVVDPLKAGDLSPEQCVLRGGFFGLTLGAGYPTALAFLKNGRLAVKYETVPLPPKGKAILYWATLCHPACKLMSLSMIVQVFFGSLLGYKYHEMFQNLLE; the protein is encoded by the exons ATGACCACTCACGTGCACGCCCCATCCGGCTCCTCCGTAGAAGAGGCGGAATTCAGAAGATTAAGGATCCTTGACACTGTGGGGAGAAACTTGGATCGCCTGAATTCAAAAGACAG GAGGTTGTACGCCTACGGACCGTTGTATCTGGGAACGACTGGGGCCATTTGTGGAATTTTGGGAAACTACCTTCTCCGGCAAAacctgaaggtcacccagcaccccGTAAAGACGTACGTGCCGTTGGCCGTGATACCCTTCCTGTCGACGGCCGTGGTCTACAAACTTCTGGTGGTGGACCCTTTAAAGGCGG GTGATTTGAGTCCAGAGCAGTGTGTTCTAAGAGGTGGATTTTTTGGATTAACACTAGGTGCAGGATACCCCACTGCTCTGGCTTTCCTTAAAAACGGTCGCCTGGCTGTCAA gTATGAAACCGTCCCCCTGCCACCCAAAGGAAAAGCAATACTGTACTGGGCGACGCTGTGCCACCCGGCCTGCAAGCTGATGAGCCTCTCTATGATCGTGCAGGTCTTCTTCGGAAGCCTGCTGGGCTACAAATACCACGAAATGTTTCAAAATCTGCTGGAGTGA
- the TMEM126A gene encoding transmembrane protein 126A isoform X1, translating into MDHQKLGELDVPRGKRLMTLEDIARKIELLPELERNLLTYGSGYVGTNAALCGLIANTFCRRVLNVTQARLAASLPMAILPFLTTTTTYQTFVTDPLNSGDLNCETCTTIRSGLVGMLIGGLYPVVLAFPINGALATIYHTSPLPQRGNILNYWITLSRPIFRKMLFPILLQTAFAFYLGSRQYRIFIKALQLPDPEVDKKKSH; encoded by the exons ATGGATCATCAGAAGCTTGGAGAGCTGGATGTTCCCCGGGGGAAAAGATTAATGACCCTAGAAGACATTGCCAGGAAAATCGAGCTCCTTCCAGAATTGGAAAG GAACCTGCTCACCTACGGCTCGGGGTACGTCGGCACCAACGCGGCTCTCTGCGGCCTCATCGCCAACACTTTCTGCCGCCGCGTCCTCAACGTCACGCAGGCTCGCCTCGCGGCCAGCCTGCCCATGGCCATCCTGCCGTTTCTGACCACCACCACGACCTACCAGACTTTCGTCACCGACCCTTTGAATTCGG GTGACCTGAACTGTGAAACCTGCACCACCATAAGAAGTGGATTGGTTGGAATGCTGATCGGCGGACTTTATCCTGTTGTCTTGGCCTTTCCCATCAATGGAGCCTTGGCAACCAT tTACCACACGAGCCCGCTGCCACAGAGAGGAAACATCCTAAACTACTGGATAACTCTTTCAAGGCCCATCTTCAGGAAGATGCTTTTCCCTATACTGTTGCAGACTGCATTTGCCTTCTATCTTGGTTCCAGACAATATAGAATATTTATAAAAGCACTTCAATTGCCGGACCCTGAAGTGGACAAGAAAAAGTCTCACTGA
- the CCDC89 gene encoding coiled-coil domain-containing protein 89: protein MAPDEPGPGPSVSPAGPGDALWEEDEELEGLKEALANLRQLSDEEKSEKALLRSRLLEQSQLICILKRRADEALERCRILDQLNSELEEERDRQVGGLEAQNRLLEARFGELAANHEEMTRFMNEHKRQNARLREENELLKVQHRSRFSQALRDREAEVDQLTAREEALTKELGDLKAQYAQDADRAQVREKELLEAQSQQASVHAGEADLLQGQLRSLQERHQETLGRLEKAEELQRVQGGELRARLQALAREKEELLQLAMQRGKTLQLKQEEIGKLLEKLEAAEKARKMAADRFEREAAAVDSNLRVQDLQRQVGGIQKAYDELLLRSEAFKKHSLDLLSKERELNAKLRHLLP from the coding sequence ATGGCTCCGGACGAGCCGGGCCCCGGGCCGTCGGTGTCCCCGGCAGGACCCGGGGACGCGCtgtgggaggaggacgaggagctgGAGGGGCTGAAGGAGGCCCTGGCCAACCTGCGGCAGCTCTCCGACGAGGAGAAGAGCGAGAAGGCCCTGCTGCGCTCCCGCCTCCTGGAGCAGTCGCAGCTCATCTGCATCCTGAAGCGGCGAGCCGACGAGGCGCTGGAGCGCTGCCGGATCCTGGACCAGCTCAACTCCGAGCTGGAGGAGGAGCGGGACCGGCAGGTCGGGGGGCTGGAGGCCCAGAACCGGCTCCTGGAGGCCCGCTTCGGGGAGCTGGCGGCCAACCACGAGGAGATGACCCGCTTCATGAACGAGCACAAGCGGCAGAACGCCCGGCTGAGGGAGGAGAATGAGCTGCTCAAGGTGCAGCACAGGAGCCGCTTCAGCCAAGCCCTGAGGGATCGGGAGGCCGAGGTGGATCAGCTCACCGCCCGAGAAGAGGCCCTGACCAAGGAACTGGGGGACCTGAAGGCCCAATACGCCCAGGACGCCGACAGGGCCCAGGTGCGGGAGAAGGAGCTGCTGGAGGCGCAGAGCCAACAGGCCAGCGTCCACGCCGGAGAAGCCGACCTGCTGCAAGGCCAGCTGCGGAGCCTGCAGGAGCGACACCAGGAGACCCTGGGGCGGCTGGAGAAGGCCGAAGAGTTGCAGCGGGTGCAGGGAGGGGAGCTGCGAGCCAGGCTGCAGGCCCTGGCCCGGGAGAAAGAGGAGCTGCTCCAGCTGGCCATGCAGAGGGGCAAGACCCTGCAGCTCAAGCAGGAGGAGATCGGCAAGCtcctggagaagctggaggcGGCCGAGAAGGCCAGGAAGATGGCCGCGGACCGCTTTGAGCGAGAAGCCGCGGCGGTGGATAGCAACCTGAGGGTCCAGGATCTGCAGCGCCAGGTCGGGGGCATCCAGAAGGCCTACGACGAGCTCCTGCTCCGATCCGAAGCCTTTAAGAAGCACAGCCTGGACTTGCTGTCCAAAGAGAGGGAACTCAATGCCAAACTGCGCCACCTCCTTCCTTAG